A window of Flavobacterium branchiarum genomic DNA:
AAAAGACTAAATAGATAAATAAAAAAACCCAATCAAACTTGGCGGTCATGATTGGGTTATAGGGAATAAGTTTTTCGACGACTTTCAAATACTTAGGCTTATCACCTCAGTATCCCTCTGTTTTGTTGTGTAAATCTAATACGTTTTTTAATAAAAACAAATTTTTAGCAACAAAAACCGCTTGAAACTCATAACTCCAAGAGTTTTTAAAGGATTAGGAGTGTTAAATTTTTTTAAAAATTAAAAAAACACTGTATTATGAATACAAAAATAGACGGTCAGGATGACCATAGTAAAAGACCTTCGTTAGAATTGATTATTGAAGGGAAAAAGTTTCAGTGGTTTGAACAGTATATTACTGGCAAACAATTAAAAGAATTGAGAGGGCTTCCTCTTGATTGTGAATTATTTTTAGATATTATTGAACCTTGGAAAGATGATGCTATATTGAATGATGAAGTTGTTGACTTAGCAAGATCTGGAATTGAGCAATTTTATGTCAAGCAGAAATTAAAGTACTCTATTGATGGGAAAAACTTTGAAACTGATAAGCAGTATATTAAAGGTTCTCAAATTAGGAGACAAGGCAATATTCCTGATGATTATCAAATCTTTTTGGATAATAAACAGCCATGGCAGGATGATTTAATTGAAGATGATGAAATCGTTGACTTGGCCAGACCAGGTAAAGAGAAATTTTATTCAAAAGAAAAGCCATTTTCAGTAGAACTTGTTGTCAATCTTAAGCCAAAACCTTGGACAGAAAAGACTATTAGTTTTGAGCAAGTCATTGCATTAGCTTATGGCAATTATGATCCAAATCCGGGGAAAGGTTACACGGTTACTTACGACAGAGGGCCTCATCAAAATCCAGAAGGAACGATGGTAAAAGGACAATCAGTATTTGTTAAACATAAAATGATATTCAATGTCAAACAAACTGATAAATCGTAGTACAGACTTAAAACGTCTTCGAGATGAAGGTTATGAAATTGAGGTAAGAGGTGGACATTTAATTGTCCACCACATACCTTATATTAATAGTAACCGAGAGGTAAAAATAGGCAAGCTTATTTCTACCCTTTTGATGAGCAATGAAGTTACCTTGAAACCAGATAATCATGTTATCAATTTTATGGGAGAACACCCATGTAACAACGATGGTAGTATTATAACTTCTATTCAACACGTTGCTGTTAATCAACAATTGTTTAATGATATAATTTTGAATCACTCTTTTTCAAATAGACCACCAAACGGTTATGATAATTATTATGACAAAGTAACACGTTATGTTGAATTGATAATTGCTCCTGCAAAATCGATTGATCCCAAGGTTACTGCAACTACGTTTAGAGTCATGGAATGCAGTGAAGAAGAATCGGTGTTTCGATATTTAGATACGAATTCCAGCAGGGCGAATATTAATTTTATAAATGAAAAATTTAAAGGCCAACGAATAGGGATTATTGGATTGGGTGGTACCGGATCTTATATTTTAGATCAAGTAGCCAAAACTCCTGTAGATGAAATACTCCTGTTTGACAATGATGAATTTTTGCTACACAATGCTTTTAGAGCACCCGGCGCACCAACTATTAAAATATTGAATGAGCAACAAATGAAAGTAGATTATTTTGCTTCTATTTATTCTAATATGCGCAGAGGAATTATCCCATACGCAGAAAAGATAACCGAACAAAACATTGAACTACTTAAAAGATTATCATTTGTGTTTATTTGTATTGATAGCAACAGTGCAAGAGGTATGATAATTTCGCATCTTAAAAAATTTCAGATTCCATTTATAGATGTTGGTCTTGGCGTTGAAATTGTTGAGGATAGTCTTGCTGCCATTTTAAGAACAACACTTGGCACTCCATCAAAACATGATCATATATTCGATAGGATTGGAACCGTTGATACGGACGACAATGAATATTCCACCAATATTCAAATTGCCGATCTTAACGCTATGAATGCATTACTGGCTGTTTTAAAGTGGAAAAAACTCAATGGTTTTTATAAGGATTTAAAAGAAGAGCATCATAGTACTTACACTGTAAATACCGGACAATTATTAAACGATGATTATACAACATAAGTTTATTGAATTTGTACCAGACGTTTTAGAGGATGGAGTCCTTTATATCTCTGTCGAGTATTGTTCGGCGATACACAAATGTGTTTGCGGTTGTGGGAACCAAGTGGTAACGCCGCTATCTCCTACTGACTGGCAACTTACTTTTGATGGAAAAAATGTTTCACTAAGCCCTTCTATTGGCAACTGGAATTTTGATTGCAAGTCTCATTACTGGATCAGGAAAAATAAAATTGTTTTTGCCAGATTGTGGACTGATGAAGAAATTAAAGAAGGCAGAGAAAAGGATAAAAAATTGAAAAAAAAATACTTTTTCAGCTGGAAAAAAAAGAAAAAATGATTCTTTTGGCAAAGAAAAAACAGGCTATAAAAAGCCTGTTTTTTTTATTAGGACAGATAAATATTATTTGTAATCAATTAAACTTCTCTCAAAATCGTCACACATTTGATTTAGAATATCCTTTGTTTCCCTTTTGAAAAAATCTCCTAAATCTTTATTCATAATCGTGTATTTGCGGTATAATTTATTAAAATCGATATAGATTTCTTCTTGTGAGAATGCCGAACCACCATCTTTAATTTTTGCTATTAACCGTTTACCCATTTCATCTGCTCTGATGAAATCAAAAAAAGTGTCAATCTTACTTTCAAAGTCTACAATCAATTCTGCTACAGCTTCTTCTTCTTGATTGCGTTTTTCAATTACTTTTAAAATATTGTATTTGAATTTGTTTTCGCCGTATTCACCATTAGGTTCACCAAGTACCTTTGGTTTTATATCCTTAACCACATAATCTTGAGGAGCAACAATTCCTATTTTGTTATCAAAATATATTTCTACATCATCAATAACTTCATTGTCTTTATTGATTTGACTGTAAATAATATTGAATTTACGCCAGAATTGTAGAAATAATTCCTCACTATACTTTTTGTCTAATTCAATTACAAACTCTATTAGGTTTAAAATTTTGAAATAAGCACTAACTATTTTTTTAAGTTTTTTTGCTTCTTTCTTTTCATTAGTTATAAATCTTGTAAAATCATTATCAATTTCCAAAATAATGTTTATATCAGCATTTGTAGTATTATATTCTTGGAAGGATTTAAAATGTTTTTTAAATAAATCATTCTCTTTTAATTCCTTTAAATATATTTCTAATTTCTCTTCGTCTCCTAATGGGTCAAAATCTGATACTACTACATTACTAAAATGCTCAAAAGCCAATTTGATGTTTTTTACATTGACATTCT
This region includes:
- a CDS encoding multiubiquitin domain-containing protein, with the protein product MNTKIDGQDDHSKRPSLELIIEGKKFQWFEQYITGKQLKELRGLPLDCELFLDIIEPWKDDAILNDEVVDLARSGIEQFYVKQKLKYSIDGKNFETDKQYIKGSQIRRQGNIPDDYQIFLDNKQPWQDDLIEDDEIVDLARPGKEKFYSKEKPFSVELVVNLKPKPWTEKTISFEQVIALAYGNYDPNPGKGYTVTYDRGPHQNPEGTMVKGQSVFVKHKMIFNVKQTDKS
- a CDS encoding ThiF family adenylyltransferase — protein: MSNKLINRSTDLKRLRDEGYEIEVRGGHLIVHHIPYINSNREVKIGKLISTLLMSNEVTLKPDNHVINFMGEHPCNNDGSIITSIQHVAVNQQLFNDIILNHSFSNRPPNGYDNYYDKVTRYVELIIAPAKSIDPKVTATTFRVMECSEEESVFRYLDTNSSRANINFINEKFKGQRIGIIGLGGTGSYILDQVAKTPVDEILLFDNDEFLLHNAFRAPGAPTIKILNEQQMKVDYFASIYSNMRRGIIPYAEKITEQNIELLKRLSFVFICIDSNSARGMIISHLKKFQIPFIDVGLGVEIVEDSLAAILRTTLGTPSKHDHIFDRIGTVDTDDNEYSTNIQIADLNAMNALLAVLKWKKLNGFYKDLKEEHHSTYTVNTGQLLNDDYTT
- a CDS encoding DUF6527 family protein, with translation MIIQHKFIEFVPDVLEDGVLYISVEYCSAIHKCVCGCGNQVVTPLSPTDWQLTFDGKNVSLSPSIGNWNFDCKSHYWIRKNKIVFARLWTDEEIKEGREKDKKLKKKYFFSWKKKKK